From the genome of Nitratidesulfovibrio sp.:
TGGCCAGAAAGTCGTCGCCGCTCTCGCCCGGCAGCCCGGCCATGAGGTGTGCGCATACCCGCAAGCCCCGCGCGGTGGCATCCCGCACGGCCCGTTCGGACGCGGCAGAGTCGTGCCCCCGGTTGATGCGGGCCAGCGTGGCGTCGTGGGCGGACTGCAACCCCAGCTCCAGCCAGACTTCCGGAAGGGGGAGCGCCGCTACCAAATCCAGTCGTTCATTGTCCACACAATCAGGACGAGTGCCCACAGCCGTTCCCACGATGCCCGGCAGAGCAGGCAACACGCCGAGAACACGGCGTAATTTGTCAATGGGACCATATGTGTTGGAAAACGATTGCAAATAGGCTATGAACAGACCGGCGTTGCGCGTGCGGGCGTAACGTCCCGTCCAGACCGTCCACTGTTCTTCCAGCGTCAGTCCATCTTCGCCAAGCCCGGAACCGGAACCGCGCGGGTTGCAGAACACGCAGCCCCCGCGCGACAACGTGCCGTCGCGATTGGGGCAGGAGAAGCCCGCATCAAGCGGCACCTTCTGGACGCGCGCACCGAAGCGCAACCGCAAATACGTCGCCAGCAGATGCAGCCGGGCCGTGGTGTTTTCCATTGACAATGGCTGTCCTTTTGGAAGAATGCCCTGTTTTCAACGTTGATACGCATTCCCCCTCAGAGAGGCAAGTAAGATAAAATGGCAAAGATACTGGATTTCGTTCTTGGAATGTTTTCCAACGACCTGGCCATAGACCTGGGTACGGCCAATACCTGCGTCTACGTCAAGGGCCAGGGCATCGTGCTGCGCGAGCCTTCGGTGGTGGCGGTGAAAAAAGACACGCGCGGCAATAACGTGGTGCTGGCCGTGGGCCACGACGCCAAGCGCATGCTGGGCCGCACCCCTGGAAACATCCAGGCCATCCGGCCCATGAAGGACGGCGTCATCGCCGACTTCGAGATTACCGAGGCCATGCTGCGCCACTTCATCTCGAAGGTGCACAATTCCCGCCGCCTGGTGCGGCCGCGCATCATGATCTGCGTGCCCACCGGCATCACCCAGGTGGAAAAGCGCGCGGTGAAGGAATCGGCCCAGAGCGCGGGCGCGCGTGAAGTGTACCTGATCGAGGAACCCATGGCTGCGGCCATCGGCGCCAACCTGCCCATTCAGGAACCCACCTCGAACATGGTCGTGGACATCGGCGGCGGCACCACCGAAGTTGCGGTC
Proteins encoded in this window:
- a CDS encoding TIGR01212 family radical SAM protein (This family includes YhcC from E. coli K-12, an uncharacterized radical SAM protein.); translation: MENTTARLHLLATYLRLRFGARVQKVPLDAGFSCPNRDGTLSRGGCVFCNPRGSGSGLGEDGLTLEEQWTVWTGRYARTRNAGLFIAYLQSFSNTYGPIDKLRRVLGVLPALPGIVGTAVGTRPDCVDNERLDLVAALPLPEVWLELGLQSAHDATLARINRGHDSAASERAVRDATARGLRVCAHLMAGLPGESGDDFLATVDWVNRLPVHGVKFHGLYVCEGTALARQWREGAYVPMTREAYADLIARALPRLRPEIVIQRLTGDPAGNELLAPDWAGDKRATTARIHELLAQRDTWQGKEIEGNAMDGLGASPALAAPPAWFAVPAHRLPGAAPRLRDTEQARAWEAEYAAACVAFPHLRPVADGE
- a CDS encoding rod shape-determining protein, which codes for MAKILDFVLGMFSNDLAIDLGTANTCVYVKGQGIVLREPSVVAVKKDTRGNNVVLAVGHDAKRMLGRTPGNIQAIRPMKDGVIADFEITEAMLRHFISKVHNSRRLVRPRIMICVPTGITQVEKRAVKESAQSAGAREVYLIEEPMAAAIGANLPIQEPTSNMVVDIGGGTTEVAVISLSGIVYSRSVRVGGDKMDEAIMTHVKRKYNMLIGESSAEEIKIKIASAYPMDPEQQLEVKGRDLVTGIPQNIIITSEEVRKAISEQVESIVQAVRIALEQTPPELAADIVDRGIVLTGGGGLLKGLDQLLREETSLPITVVDDPLSTVVIGTGKALDNLHILKEVCID